One Pirellulaceae bacterium DNA segment encodes these proteins:
- a CDS encoding choloylglycine hydrolase family protein — translation MRKISWLSFRSFIVTLCVISLTYSSFACTAINLTAKDGTVIAGRTMEWPLEMEWELLALPKGTEVEISAPSDLNLPATKLSSKYAFVGVAPSLLKGAPAFLEGQNEAGLGMSGNFLPQFTEYQTVTAEDKQYVSIINFGTLTLGMFGSVKELRNEILKYKVWYDPKEVIGLQTAPWLHFVFTDRSGESIVIEFVKGQMVIHDNVVDVLTNAPTYDWHLTNVRNYLSLSDEGRASVMMDGTNVIPIGQGGGLLGLPADYTPPSRFVRATYLRNFATQPAGSSDAIQLMGHLLNNVDIPLGVAKEKLGEQKVSDYTQWVAIKDLSNHQWRIANYANRTNFIQIDLNRVFRSNKMMRWMINDLPYPSNDMTSELIK, via the coding sequence GTGCGCAAAATTTCATGGCTATCTTTCCGCTCCTTTATCGTTACCCTCTGCGTCATTTCATTGACTTATAGCTCTTTCGCTTGCACGGCAATTAACCTGACTGCCAAAGACGGAACCGTGATTGCTGGAAGGACAATGGAATGGCCGCTGGAAATGGAATGGGAGTTATTGGCCTTACCCAAAGGCACCGAGGTCGAAATTAGTGCCCCCTCGGACTTAAATCTCCCCGCAACGAAACTCTCCAGTAAATATGCTTTTGTGGGGGTTGCCCCATCGCTCTTGAAGGGCGCGCCAGCGTTTCTTGAGGGTCAAAATGAAGCGGGGCTTGGCATGAGCGGCAACTTCCTGCCGCAGTTTACCGAATATCAGACGGTTACCGCTGAAGACAAACAATACGTTTCGATCATAAATTTCGGAACATTGACCCTAGGCATGTTTGGTTCCGTCAAGGAACTAAGGAACGAAATTTTAAAATACAAAGTGTGGTACGACCCCAAGGAAGTTATAGGTTTACAAACGGCGCCATGGCTTCACTTTGTATTCACGGATCGCAGTGGTGAGAGCATTGTGATTGAGTTTGTGAAAGGTCAGATGGTGATTCACGACAATGTCGTGGATGTGCTTACCAATGCACCGACCTATGACTGGCACCTAACAAATGTCAGAAACTATCTTTCCTTATCCGACGAAGGCCGGGCATCCGTCATGATGGACGGAACCAATGTTATACCGATTGGTCAAGGCGGAGGACTCTTAGGATTGCCGGCTGATTACACGCCCCCTTCGCGTTTTGTCAGGGCCACGTATTTGAGAAACTTTGCAACCCAGCCCGCTGGCAGTTCGGACGCGATTCAGCTGATGGGACATCTATTAAATAACGTGGATATTCCGCTGGGCGTTGCCAAGGAGAAGTTAGGCGAGCAAAAGGTATCTGATTACACCCAATGGGTAGCGATTAAAGATCTTTCCAATCATCAATGGAGAATCGCTAATTACGCCAATCGTACGAATTTCATTCAAATCGATTTGAATCGCGTATTCCGATCCAACAAGATGATGCGCTGGATGATCAACGATTTGCCGTACCCATCCAACGACATGACATCGGAGCTCATCAAATAG
- a CDS encoding SUMF1/EgtB/PvdO family nonheme iron enzyme, with amino-acid sequence MNRAITLRLLSLAISLFFLALLGPADASVITFGSGSNQFDMTFVEIGNPANANDTTGKPNPAGSVAYKYQIGKYEVREEMIDKFNSSQSLNIYSKDTRGANKPATSVSWNHAARFVNWLNTSQGHQAAYNFTTDGVDDNIALWTSEEAWQLGGENLFRHKDAHYFLPSMGEWYKAAYYDPSTGNYFNYPTLDGSLPSQVTSGTTPHTAVYDHTWEQGPADVTQAGGLNAHGIMGMAGNVWEWEETTINLTNNDVSSDRGARGGAWFEFAENLPSSIRFPDFPDGPNNIIGFRVASVVSADEQNAIPEPGSLMVWSLLGLAGFHVSRRLKK; translated from the coding sequence ATGAATCGAGCGATCACCCTGCGTCTACTATCTCTGGCGATTTCTCTTTTCTTCTTGGCTCTACTTGGCCCCGCTGATGCGAGCGTCATAACCTTCGGTAGCGGTAGCAACCAGTTTGACATGACGTTCGTCGAAATCGGCAATCCCGCCAACGCCAACGATACGACAGGAAAACCCAATCCCGCTGGCTCGGTCGCTTACAAGTACCAGATCGGGAAATACGAAGTTAGGGAGGAGATGATCGACAAGTTCAACTCTTCCCAGTCGCTGAATATTTATTCCAAAGACACACGTGGTGCGAACAAACCCGCCACGAGTGTAAGTTGGAATCATGCGGCTCGTTTCGTGAACTGGCTTAATACCAGCCAGGGACACCAGGCAGCTTACAATTTCACGACGGATGGCGTCGACGATAACATCGCGCTCTGGACGTCAGAGGAAGCCTGGCAACTGGGCGGCGAAAACCTGTTCCGCCATAAGGACGCCCACTACTTCCTGCCCAGCATGGGCGAATGGTACAAAGCGGCCTACTACGATCCGAGCACGGGAAACTACTTTAACTATCCGACTCTAGATGGTTCGCTGCCGAGCCAAGTGACCAGCGGCACGACCCCGCACACCGCTGTGTATGACCATACATGGGAACAAGGCCCAGCAGACGTCACGCAAGCCGGTGGCTTGAATGCCCATGGCATCATGGGAATGGCAGGTAATGTGTGGGAGTGGGAGGAGACAACGATTAATTTAACAAACAACGATGTTTCGTCTGATCGCGGCGCTCGCGGAGGAGCTTGGTTTGAGTTTGCGGAAAACCTACCGTCCTCGATTCGGTTCCCTGATTTCCCGGACGGGCCCAACAACATCATTGGCTTTCGAGTCGCCAGTGTTGTCTCAGCGGACGAACAGAACGCAATTCCAGAACCAGGATCGCTAATGGTGTGGAGCCTGCTGGGTCTGGCCGGTTTCCACGTGAGTCGGCGGTTGAAGAAATAG
- a CDS encoding formylglycine-generating enzyme family protein, with protein MKGLPTLTIVGLLMAPAFLPGQQISPNPIPAVKAAAQADSDRAAAAKQARALLDKDAVVNSSGMKLKLLPAGEFTTGSPNVLFPDEQRAHQVTRSRPFYLGVYEITQTEYQQVMGKNPSKFKGVTIPVDSVSWDEVVEFCRKLSAFPAEKAAGRVYRLPTEAEWEYACRGGEKTIGIRPKISRRLESSLTIWLGTSATPTIKLILWVRSQQTPGVFMTCTAMFGSGVRIG; from the coding sequence ATGAAAGGTTTACCTACTCTAACCATCGTCGGTTTGTTGATGGCTCCTGCCTTTCTCCCTGGCCAACAGATCTCGCCCAACCCCATTCCGGCGGTTAAAGCAGCTGCGCAGGCTGATTCTGATCGAGCAGCAGCGGCCAAGCAGGCTCGAGCCCTATTGGATAAAGATGCAGTTGTTAACTCGAGCGGGATGAAATTGAAGCTTTTGCCTGCGGGGGAGTTCACGACGGGGTCGCCGAATGTGTTATTCCCAGATGAACAACGAGCGCACCAGGTTACACGGAGTCGACCTTTTTACCTTGGTGTGTATGAGATCACGCAAACAGAATATCAGCAGGTGATGGGCAAGAATCCTAGCAAGTTCAAAGGAGTTACCATTCCGGTTGATTCGGTGAGTTGGGACGAAGTAGTGGAGTTTTGTCGTAAGTTGTCTGCTTTTCCAGCTGAAAAGGCTGCCGGTCGGGTTTATCGATTGCCCACGGAGGCGGAATGGGAGTACGCGTGCCGTGGTGGGGAGAAAACAATTGGAATACGGCCAAAAATTTCCAGGCGTTTGGAAAGCAGCTTAACGATTTGGCTTGGTACCTCAGCAACTCCGACAATAAAACTCATCCTGTGGGTCAGAAGTCAGCAAACCCCTGGGGTTTTTATGACATGCACGGCAATGTTTGGGAGTGGTGTCAGGATTGGTTAG
- a CDS encoding SMP-30/gluconolactonase/LRE family protein → MCASLRADEWQPSQRYPDPRIEVLDPSFKKYRLALAKVEKLASGMRWSEGPVWFGDGRYLLWSDIPNNRIMRWNEKTGVVSVFRQPSNNSNGNTRDRQGRLLTCEHDARRVTRTEYDGSITVIAERYKGKRLNSPNDVVCKSDGSIWFTDPPFGILGYYEGHTAEVELPTNVYRVDPKSGDIDVVAGDIHRPNGLAFSPDETRLYIVEAGVSPRIIRAYDVTDNGTRLANARPLITAENTGTPDGFRVDVDGNLWVGWGMGAEGLDGVAVFNSRGKLIGKINLPERCGNVCFGGRHRNRLFMCGSTSIYSLFVNTQGVLGS, encoded by the coding sequence ATGTGTGCCTCTCTCCGCGCTGACGAATGGCAACCCAGTCAGCGGTATCCCGACCCACGGATCGAAGTCCTCGATCCGAGTTTTAAGAAGTACCGATTAGCGCTTGCAAAAGTTGAAAAACTCGCCTCGGGCATGCGTTGGAGTGAAGGGCCTGTTTGGTTTGGTGATGGCCGTTATCTCCTGTGGAGCGACATTCCAAACAATCGGATCATGCGTTGGAACGAAAAAACAGGCGTTGTCAGTGTTTTTCGCCAACCGTCGAATAATTCAAATGGAAACACGCGAGACCGGCAAGGGCGTTTGCTGACTTGCGAACACGATGCGCGCCGAGTGACACGAACGGAATATGACGGAAGCATTACGGTAATCGCTGAGCGATACAAGGGAAAGCGACTCAACTCCCCGAATGACGTTGTTTGCAAATCAGATGGATCAATCTGGTTTACCGATCCGCCATTCGGAATTCTAGGGTACTACGAAGGACACACGGCTGAAGTCGAACTGCCAACGAACGTCTACCGAGTTGATCCCAAGTCTGGCGATATCGACGTCGTTGCCGGAGACATTCATCGCCCGAACGGCCTTGCTTTTTCACCCGACGAAACGCGATTGTATATCGTTGAAGCAGGTGTTTCGCCACGGATTATTCGAGCCTATGACGTTACGGACAATGGAACGAGGTTGGCAAACGCGAGACCTCTCATCACGGCCGAAAACACTGGAACCCCCGACGGCTTTCGTGTGGATGTCGATGGAAACCTCTGGGTTGGATGGGGCATGGGAGCCGAAGGCCTTGATGGCGTCGCAGTTTTTAACTCGCGAGGAAAACTAATTGGAAAGATCAACCTTCCCGAACGGTGCGGAAACGTTTGTTTTGGTGGACGACATCGCAACCGACTCTTCATGTGCGGGAGTACTTCGATCTATTCACTCTTTGTGAACACCCAGGGCGTGCTTGGCAGCTGA